In Nitrospiraceae bacterium, the following are encoded in one genomic region:
- the mnmE gene encoding tRNA uridine-5-carboxymethylaminomethyl(34) synthesis GTPase MnmE, with the protein MAGALDDTICAIATPPGEGGIGIIRLSGPRAIDIASRLVRLRSAAPLESVPSRVLSLAEVGARVTAVSPASGHPLDEALVAVMRRPHSYTGEDVVELQCHGGPVILDQLCRLLLAEGARLAEPGEFTKRAFLNGRLDLVQAEAVLDTIRAKTARSLSVAQAQRRGDLSREIAHVREQLVIALAHVEAALDFVEEDIEFVPHDELARILQIIIDRLSKLVATEQEGRIWREGAAVAILGRPNVGKSSLMNALLRTDRAIVTPIAGTTRDVLEESLSLAGIPIRLVDTAGIRPTYDPVEAEGIRRSQVAWGSADLALILVDGSEPLTDDDRALLAEPAAKEAVVLVNKCDLPMQTSAEAVQAICPTRRGILEISVQARTGLDALRETIRRQLTPAGLESQESVLVTNLRQAAALERALHGARQAAESLGERRAGECIAMDLRIAADALGEVTGAITTDDILERIFSEFCIGK; encoded by the coding sequence GGCGATCGACATCGCCTCTCGTTTGGTTCGATTGCGCTCAGCCGCTCCCTTGGAATCTGTGCCTTCGCGAGTGCTCTCCCTCGCTGAAGTGGGCGCACGAGTGACTGCAGTCTCTCCCGCGTCGGGCCATCCTCTTGATGAAGCTCTTGTGGCTGTCATGCGGAGGCCGCATTCCTATACGGGCGAAGACGTCGTCGAGTTGCAGTGCCACGGCGGTCCCGTGATTCTCGATCAGCTCTGCCGGTTATTGCTGGCTGAAGGCGCGCGGCTTGCGGAGCCGGGCGAATTCACAAAGCGCGCGTTCCTCAATGGACGGCTGGATCTCGTGCAGGCCGAGGCGGTGCTCGATACCATTCGTGCCAAGACCGCTCGCAGTCTGTCGGTCGCACAAGCACAGCGCCGTGGCGATCTCTCTCGGGAGATCGCTCATGTTCGGGAGCAGCTCGTCATCGCGCTGGCCCATGTCGAGGCCGCGCTCGATTTTGTCGAGGAGGATATCGAATTTGTCCCGCACGACGAACTTGCTCGCATCCTTCAAATCATCATCGACCGCCTCTCGAAGCTCGTCGCGACTGAACAGGAGGGGCGTATTTGGCGTGAAGGGGCGGCAGTCGCGATCTTGGGCCGGCCGAATGTCGGCAAGTCCAGTTTGATGAATGCCCTGCTGCGGACGGATCGTGCCATCGTCACGCCGATTGCCGGTACCACGCGCGATGTGCTGGAGGAATCGCTCAGCCTGGCCGGTATTCCGATACGGCTTGTCGATACCGCGGGTATCCGTCCCACGTATGACCCTGTCGAGGCAGAAGGCATCAGGCGCAGTCAGGTGGCGTGGGGATCTGCTGACTTGGCGTTGATTCTCGTGGATGGTTCCGAACCGCTGACGGATGACGATCGTGCGCTGTTAGCCGAGCCCGCTGCAAAAGAGGCGGTGGTACTCGTGAATAAATGCGATCTTCCGATGCAGACTTCTGCGGAGGCCGTGCAGGCCATTTGTCCCACTCGGCGAGGGATCCTGGAAATTTCTGTTCAGGCCCGCACAGGGCTGGATGCCTTGCGCGAAACCATTCGTCGGCAGCTCACACCGGCCGGACTCGAATCGCAGGAGTCCGTGCTGGTTACAAACCTTCGACAGGCTGCCGCGCTGGAACGAGCACTGCACGGCGCCCGACAGGCTGCTGAATCGCTCGGTGAACGCCGCGCCGGTGAATGTATTGCGATGGATCTTCGCATCGCCGCCGACGCGCTCGGTGAAGTCACCGGGGCCATCACCACCGACGATATCCTTGAGAGGATTTTCTCTGAATTCTGTATCGGTAAGTAG